One genomic segment of Pseudomonadota bacterium includes these proteins:
- a CDS encoding ATP-binding protein, with translation MNSLPPQEDSELESPSAERRNLTDALAHERNVLRTMIDLIPAFIYAKDAQSRFTACNKLVANRMGVSPQELIGKTDFDFFPAEMAQKFYNDEQAMMKSGKPLIDIEEVAFDKMRGMDRVIITNKIPLRDANGNLTGIVGTGLDITDRKAAEQRMASGERLESIGRLAAGVAHEINTPIQYLNDSVSFISEGVVELLAYIDQLHAAMTPRPEAGEDIEYLREELPPALSRVSDGLSRIAEIVRSMKDFSHADQNEMSQVDLNRAINSTLVIARSEYKMVADLETDFAPLPAITCHGGQINQVVLNLLVNAAHAIADVVKETGGRGKITVKTRVVDQHVVISVADTGGGIPAQIRAHIFDPFFTTKEVGRGTGQGLSIARGVARAHGGSLDFETEVGKGTTFYIRLPISQSHEEFIEAVG, from the coding sequence GTGAACAGCCTTCCCCCGCAAGAAGACTCCGAACTCGAGTCACCCAGCGCCGAGCGCCGCAACCTCACGGACGCGCTGGCGCACGAACGCAACGTGTTGCGGACGATGATCGACCTGATCCCCGCCTTCATTTACGCCAAGGATGCGCAGAGCCGCTTCACCGCCTGCAACAAGCTGGTCGCGAACCGCATGGGCGTGTCGCCGCAGGAACTGATCGGCAAAACCGACTTCGATTTCTTTCCAGCCGAAATGGCTCAGAAGTTCTACAACGACGAGCAGGCGATGATGAAGTCGGGCAAGCCGCTCATCGATATCGAAGAAGTCGCCTTCGACAAGATGCGCGGCATGGACCGCGTGATCATCACCAACAAGATTCCGCTGCGCGACGCCAATGGCAACCTCACCGGCATCGTCGGCACCGGGCTCGACATCACCGATCGCAAAGCCGCCGAGCAGCGCATGGCCTCGGGTGAGCGGCTCGAATCGATCGGCCGGCTCGCGGCCGGAGTCGCACACGAGATCAATACGCCGATCCAGTATCTCAACGACAGCGTGTCGTTCATCAGCGAAGGCGTCGTCGAACTGCTCGCGTACATCGACCAGCTGCACGCCGCGATGACGCCCCGACCCGAAGCCGGCGAGGACATCGAATACCTGCGCGAGGAGCTGCCTCCGGCGTTGTCCCGCGTATCCGACGGCCTGTCGCGCATCGCCGAGATCGTGCGCTCGATGAAGGATTTCTCGCACGCCGACCAGAACGAGATGAGCCAGGTCGACCTGAACCGCGCCATCAACAGCACGCTCGTCATCGCGCGCAGCGAATACAAGATGGTCGCGGATCTAGAAACCGATTTCGCGCCGTTGCCGGCGATCACCTGCCATGGCGGGCAGATCAACCAGGTCGTCCTCAACCTCCTCGTGAACGCGGCGCACGCGATCGCGGATGTCGTCAAGGAGACGGGCGGCCGCGGCAAGATCACGGTGAAAACCCGCGTCGTGGACCAGCACGTGGTGATATCCGTCGCCGACACCGGCGGTGGAATTCCCGCGCAGATCCGCGCCCACATCTTCGATCCGTTCTTCACCACCAAGGAAGTCGGGCGCGGCACCGGCCAGGGACTATCTATCGCGCGGGGTGTGGCCAGGGCGCACGGCGGCTCCCTGGATTTCGAAACCGAAGTCGGCAAGGGCACGACGTTCTACATCCGCCTGCCTATCTCCCAGTCCCACGAAGAATTCATCGAGGCCGTGGGCTAG
- a CDS encoding sigma-70 family RNA polymerase sigma factor, whose amino-acid sequence MDFIPGGELTRRIRAGDVSAESELIRQFEPGLRVLLRRRTGGDHGLLQDLVQDTLLVVIQRLRGPGIEDPLKLAAFAAQTARNLAIASLRKAERQKTDIDSDLTDRNPDPSQGVDGLAADLEAALAVRALLRELPHARDRLMLKRFYLDDHDKELICEEMDLSEAAFNQALSRARRRFRQILEERGFAKRDLLSLGL is encoded by the coding sequence ATGGATTTCATTCCAGGCGGCGAACTGACGCGCCGCATCCGTGCAGGAGATGTCTCGGCTGAAAGCGAGCTGATTCGTCAGTTCGAGCCCGGCCTGCGCGTGTTATTGCGCCGCCGTACGGGAGGCGACCACGGCCTGCTGCAGGACCTGGTCCAGGACACGCTGTTAGTCGTCATCCAGCGCCTGCGGGGCCCCGGCATCGAAGATCCCCTGAAGCTGGCGGCTTTCGCCGCCCAAACCGCAAGAAATCTCGCGATTGCGTCACTGCGGAAGGCCGAGCGACAGAAGACAGACATCGATAGCGATCTTACAGATCGCAATCCCGACCCGTCGCAGGGCGTAGATGGACTTGCGGCGGATCTCGAGGCGGCCCTGGCGGTACGTGCGCTACTGCGCGAATTACCACATGCCCGGGATCGCCTGATGCTCAAGCGGTTCTATCTAGACGACCATGACAAGGAACTCATCTGCGAAGAGATGGACTTAAGCGAGGCGGCGTTCAACCAGGCGTTGAGCCGTGCGCGCAGGCGGTTTCGGCAAATCCTCGAGGAACGGGGGTTCGCCAAGCGCGACCTGCTGAGTCTCGGCCTATGA
- a CDS encoding S8 family serine peptidase: MTIAAAPEGRFGAAFEWLGVERAWTRTRGSSAVIIGIIDAGVQVDHPLIGPNIHRDMAALPVRGEHEIAGTHAAGVAAGRSSDVERFSGVAPEARILPVRFACGAGPQALDLSHAIEYAVEMGACIINIAPGVELTLPAVRRAIQYAAARNALVVCAASEHCPAPLAGDEDDPVPNQIAVLSVDEAGTPLSGFPAAGADLAAPGFAHVPAWRGSGHTRLSNAAIGAPYVSGCAALVKALNPGWGYHEIKEHLVVSGTPDPALAGSCRGGRVLNVANAVLGPIELATEGPLDWSSLNDATVTWRMRYASALCVNAVALFKPHGDEHWRELAHARAGVGKMTIPAAVLRRSSGLLRVACRESNFRSDEIAVTIR, from the coding sequence ATGACGATTGCCGCGGCCCCTGAGGGCCGCTTCGGCGCAGCTTTCGAATGGCTCGGTGTGGAGCGCGCGTGGACCAGGACGCGCGGCAGCAGCGCCGTGATCATCGGCATCATCGACGCGGGCGTGCAGGTCGATCACCCGCTGATCGGGCCGAACATCCATCGCGACATGGCGGCGCTGCCGGTGCGCGGCGAACATGAAATCGCCGGCACACATGCGGCGGGAGTGGCGGCGGGACGGTCGAGCGACGTCGAGCGCTTTTCGGGCGTCGCGCCGGAGGCACGCATCCTGCCGGTCCGGTTCGCCTGCGGTGCGGGTCCGCAGGCGCTCGATCTTTCGCACGCCATCGAATACGCCGTCGAGATGGGCGCGTGCATCATCAACATCGCACCCGGTGTGGAGCTCACGCTGCCGGCCGTGCGGCGCGCGATCCAATACGCCGCCGCGCGTAATGCGCTGGTGGTGTGCGCCGCTTCCGAACACTGTCCGGCGCCGTTGGCGGGGGACGAAGACGATCCGGTGCCCAACCAGATCGCGGTGCTGTCCGTCGACGAGGCTGGCACGCCGCTGTCCGGCTTTCCGGCGGCCGGCGCCGATCTGGCCGCCCCCGGTTTTGCGCACGTGCCGGCCTGGCGCGGCAGCGGACACACACGATTGTCGAATGCCGCCATCGGCGCGCCGTACGTGAGCGGTTGTGCCGCGCTGGTGAAAGCGCTGAATCCCGGCTGGGGATATCACGAGATCAAGGAGCATCTGGTCGTCAGCGGCACGCCGGATCCGGCGCTCGCCGGCAGTTGCCGGGGCGGCCGCGTGCTCAATGTGGCGAATGCGGTGCTCGGGCCGATCGAGCTCGCCACCGAAGGGCCGCTCGATTGGTCCTCGCTCAACGACGCCACCGTCACCTGGCGGATGCGTTACGCGTCGGCGCTGTGCGTGAACGCCGTGGCGTTGTTCAAACCGCACGGCGACGAACATTGGCGCGAGCTCGCCCATGCTCGCGCGGGCGTCGGGAAGATGACCATCCCCGCCGCGGTGTTACGCCGCTCCTCGGGCCTGCTGCGCGTCGCCTGCCGCGAATCGAACTTCCGCAGCGATGAGATCGCGGTGACGATTAGATAG
- a CDS encoding response regulator: protein MSATKVLVAEDYDDARDVMSMVLQSVGFEVFEARDGIEALQAARVNKPSVIIMDMFMPNMDGLTATRVLRDEPDLRRIPVIAQTAQPSVISGSRELFDAVLAKPCSPELLIRTISDVLAR, encoded by the coding sequence ATGTCGGCCACCAAGGTTCTGGTCGCGGAAGACTATGACGACGCGCGCGACGTGATGTCGATGGTGCTGCAGTCGGTGGGCTTCGAGGTGTTCGAGGCGCGCGATGGCATCGAAGCGTTGCAGGCGGCGCGCGTGAACAAACCTTCGGTCATCATCATGGACATGTTCATGCCGAACATGGACGGGTTGACCGCGACACGGGTCCTGCGCGACGAACCGGATCTGCGCCGCATCCCCGTGATCGCGCAGACCGCGCAACCGAGCGTGATCTCGGGCTCGCGCGAGTTGTTCGACGCCGTGCTGGCGAAACCGTGTTCGCCGGAGCTGCTGATCCGCACGATCTCCGATGTGTTGGCGCGGTAG
- a CDS encoding HAMP domain-containing sensor histidine kinase — translation MQLVRDPLLDAVTALASARDEASVCAIVRKAARDLSEADGVTFVLKQGDHCYYADEDAIAPLWKGRRFPIEACISGWVMLNKTHAVVPDIYVDERIPHDAYRPTFVKSLVMVPVRREDPIAAIGAYWARYHAATPAEIGVLQSLADAAALALSNVQLDAELKAALRQEREARASAESASRLKDEFLALLSHELRTPLHVINNWLWQLKQGKSIQPSILDKALEVIERNTALQSRLVDDLLDVSRAAAGKLSIESKLVEIGALAAAAVELAQPSAREKSIKLSLDATDRLHVWGDSDRLQQVLLNVIANGIKFTGKGGNVNVHVMRDGSRAVIEVTDNGAGVPADFLPHMFERFRQGDVGLTRRQGGLGLGLTIVREIMALHGGTVNAFSAGPNQGTTIRLEFAVADQANAGGELMQQARRADTPVH, via the coding sequence ATGCAGCTCGTGCGAGATCCACTTCTCGATGCAGTCACTGCGCTCGCTTCCGCGCGAGACGAGGCTTCTGTTTGCGCCATCGTTCGCAAGGCGGCGCGCGATCTCAGTGAAGCCGACGGCGTGACCTTCGTCCTCAAGCAGGGAGATCACTGCTACTACGCCGATGAAGATGCCATCGCGCCGCTGTGGAAGGGCAGGCGTTTCCCGATCGAAGCCTGCATATCCGGCTGGGTGATGCTCAACAAGACGCACGCGGTCGTCCCCGACATTTATGTCGATGAGCGAATTCCGCATGACGCCTATCGCCCGACGTTCGTGAAGAGCCTGGTCATGGTGCCGGTCCGTCGCGAAGATCCGATCGCCGCCATCGGCGCGTACTGGGCGCGTTATCACGCCGCGACGCCGGCGGAAATCGGTGTATTGCAAAGCCTCGCGGACGCCGCCGCGCTGGCGCTTTCCAACGTGCAGCTCGATGCCGAGCTCAAGGCGGCCTTGCGCCAGGAGCGGGAAGCGCGCGCCAGCGCCGAGAGTGCGAGCCGGCTCAAGGACGAATTCCTCGCGCTGCTGTCGCACGAGTTGCGCACGCCGCTGCACGTGATCAACAACTGGTTGTGGCAGCTCAAGCAGGGCAAGAGCATCCAGCCGTCGATTCTCGACAAGGCGCTCGAGGTGATCGAACGCAACACGGCGTTGCAGAGCCGCCTGGTGGACGACCTGCTGGACGTGTCGCGCGCCGCGGCCGGGAAACTCTCCATCGAATCGAAGCTGGTCGAGATCGGTGCGCTGGCGGCCGCGGCGGTCGAACTGGCGCAACCATCGGCGCGCGAGAAATCCATCAAGTTGTCGCTCGATGCGACGGATCGGCTTCATGTATGGGGCGATTCCGACCGGCTGCAGCAGGTGTTGCTGAACGTGATCGCCAACGGCATCAAGTTCACCGGCAAGGGCGGCAATGTGAACGTCCACGTCATGCGCGATGGTTCGCGCGCCGTGATCGAAGTGACGGACAACGGTGCTGGCGTGCCGGCCGATTTCCTGCCGCACATGTTCGAGCGCTTTCGGCAGGGAGACGTGGGATTGACGCGCCGCCAGGGTGGGCTGGGTCTGGGGCTCACGATCGTGCGCGAGATCATGGCGCTCCACGGCGGGACCGTGAATGCGTTCAGCGCCGGGCCGAACCAGGGAACGACGATACGGCTGGAATTCGCCGTGGCCGACCAGGCGAATGCTGGCGGCGAACTGATGCAGCAGGCACGTCGCGCCGATACCCCGGTGCATTGA
- a CDS encoding PRC-barrel domain-containing protein, whose amino-acid sequence MPTASGHTAAIRAKRVIGSSVKNTAGEKIGKVEDIVLDKTSNKILFAVVGFGGFLGIEEKYHPIPWSALDYVESEESYVVPYSKEQLKAAPADSIDQLTKADGAASYVTRTNDYYKVS is encoded by the coding sequence ATGCCCACCGCATCCGGACATACCGCGGCTATCCGCGCCAAGCGAGTCATCGGCAGCAGCGTGAAGAACACGGCCGGTGAAAAGATCGGCAAAGTCGAAGACATCGTGCTCGACAAGACGTCGAACAAAATCCTGTTCGCCGTGGTCGGCTTCGGCGGGTTCCTCGGAATCGAGGAGAAGTACCATCCGATTCCGTGGTCCGCGCTCGACTACGTCGAGAGCGAGGAGAGCTACGTCGTGCCGTACAGCAAGGAACAGCTCAAGGCCGCGCCTGCGGACTCGATCGACCAGCTGACCAAGGCCGACGGCGCCGCATCGTACGTCACGCGCACCAACGACTATTACAAAGTGAGCTGA
- the mddA gene encoding methanethiol S-methyltransferase: MKRLAIFLYGIVCYAVFFGTFLYAIGFIGNLWVPKSIDSSRDVALGTALLVNLGLLGLFAVQHSVMARPWFKRAWTRIVPEPAERSTYVLFSSLALIALFWFWQPMGGVVWNITSAAGIDAMYAFYAAGWVLLLYVTFLIDHFDLFGLRQVWLQLVGRPFTAVTFKTPWLYRQVRHPLYVGWLMIFWATQTMTVAHLVFAIMTTAYILVAIQFEERDLIAAHPEYAEYKKRVPSLIPFTRRRKSQSARVASRRAL; the protein is encoded by the coding sequence ATGAAGCGCCTGGCCATTTTTCTGTACGGCATCGTCTGCTATGCGGTGTTTTTCGGGACGTTTCTGTACGCCATCGGGTTCATCGGCAATTTGTGGGTTCCGAAGTCGATCGATTCCTCGAGGGACGTGGCGCTCGGAACCGCGCTGCTGGTGAACCTCGGACTGCTCGGGTTGTTCGCCGTGCAGCACAGCGTGATGGCGCGACCGTGGTTCAAGCGCGCGTGGACGCGCATCGTCCCCGAGCCTGCCGAGCGCAGCACTTACGTGTTGTTCTCGTCGCTGGCGTTGATCGCGCTGTTCTGGTTCTGGCAGCCGATGGGTGGGGTGGTGTGGAACATCACGTCGGCCGCGGGCATCGATGCGATGTATGCCTTCTACGCGGCGGGCTGGGTGCTGCTGCTGTACGTGACGTTTCTCATCGATCACTTCGACTTGTTTGGTCTGCGGCAGGTGTGGCTGCAGCTCGTGGGCAGGCCGTTCACTGCGGTGACGTTCAAGACGCCATGGCTGTATCGCCAGGTGCGCCATCCGCTGTATGTGGGGTGGCTGATGATTTTCTGGGCGACACAGACGATGACGGTTGCGCATCTCGTGTTCGCGATCATGACCACCGCGTACATCCTGGTTGCGATCCAGTTCGAGGAGCGCGACCTGATCGCGGCGCATCCCGAGTACGCTGAGTACAAGAAGCGGGTGCCTTCGTTGATTCCGTTCACCAGGCGCCGCAAGTCGCAGAGCGCGCGCGTCGCGAGCCGCCGCGCCCTGTGA
- a CDS encoding winged helix-turn-helix domain-containing protein, producing the protein MDSHLTFGSFRFEPATARLWEDGSEVKLTRKAALVLAALLERSGAPVSKQQLFASVWRGTVVSDDALVTCIQELRKALRDDAKQLIETRHRLGYRFAAEVAGAAATMAAAPAGQATIAVLPFADMSPDRDQDFLCEGLAEELIDALTHIEGLRVAARTSSFQFRGDHDLREVGRKLSVTSLLEGSVRKAGDRLRITVQLIDVDSGYHQWSEKFDRDAGDVFAVQDEIAEKVATLLRGGALSTRERRAVRRQPTALETYECFLRGRQRMHTMQQPNMDEARELYQRAIGLDAEYAPAWAGLATLHALLYEWWGSKEEDLREAERASRIAMELAPDLADAHLARAYTLSNLRRYEEARPHFEAAARINPNLFDAYYYYGRASFAAGDTAKSIELWRKAGEVRQEDFESPLLQAQSMRQLGQYDEARVVNREAVRRAERLLEVNPLSARVLSFGAGALMEDGQTERALEWARRAESMYPDDMGVVINGACLRAKLGLKDEALDLLERMFSKGWGKKDWVEKDQDYDSLRAEPRFIAMMAKLK; encoded by the coding sequence ATGGATTCACACCTCACCTTCGGCAGCTTCCGCTTCGAGCCCGCGACCGCGCGGCTGTGGGAAGACGGCAGCGAAGTGAAGCTCACGCGCAAGGCCGCGCTGGTACTGGCCGCGCTGCTGGAAAGATCGGGCGCACCGGTTTCCAAGCAGCAGTTGTTCGCCAGCGTGTGGCGCGGCACCGTGGTCAGTGACGATGCGCTCGTAACCTGCATCCAGGAACTGCGCAAGGCGCTGCGTGACGATGCAAAGCAACTGATCGAAACGCGGCATCGGCTGGGTTATCGCTTCGCAGCCGAGGTGGCGGGCGCGGCAGCAACAATGGCAGCGGCGCCCGCGGGCCAGGCGACCATTGCAGTTCTGCCCTTCGCCGACATGAGCCCCGATCGCGATCAGGACTTTCTGTGCGAAGGCCTCGCCGAGGAATTGATCGACGCGTTGACCCACATCGAAGGCCTGCGCGTGGCGGCGCGCACGTCGTCGTTCCAGTTCCGCGGCGATCACGATCTGCGCGAGGTCGGCCGCAAACTCAGCGTCACGAGCCTGCTCGAAGGCAGCGTGCGCAAGGCCGGCGACCGGCTGCGGATCACGGTGCAGCTGATCGACGTGGACAGCGGCTATCACCAGTGGTCGGAGAAGTTCGATCGCGACGCGGGCGATGTGTTCGCGGTGCAGGACGAGATCGCGGAGAAGGTGGCAACGTTGTTGCGCGGCGGCGCGCTATCTACCCGCGAGCGGCGCGCCGTGCGGCGCCAGCCTACCGCGCTCGAGACGTACGAGTGTTTCCTGCGTGGGCGGCAACGCATGCACACGATGCAGCAGCCCAACATGGATGAGGCGCGCGAGCTGTATCAGCGCGCGATCGGACTCGACGCGGAATACGCGCCGGCGTGGGCGGGCCTCGCGACGCTGCATGCACTCTTGTATGAGTGGTGGGGTTCGAAGGAGGAGGACCTGCGCGAGGCCGAGCGTGCCAGCCGCATTGCCATGGAGCTCGCGCCGGACTTGGCCGATGCGCACCTGGCGCGCGCGTACACATTGTCGAACCTGCGGCGTTACGAGGAAGCGCGTCCGCACTTCGAAGCCGCGGCGCGTATCAACCCAAACCTGTTCGACGCGTATTACTACTACGGACGCGCTTCGTTCGCCGCGGGCGACACCGCAAAGTCTATCGAGCTGTGGCGCAAGGCCGGCGAAGTGCGGCAGGAGGATTTCGAAAGCCCGCTGTTGCAGGCGCAATCCATGCGGCAGTTAGGCCAGTATGACGAGGCGCGCGTCGTGAACCGCGAGGCGGTGCGCCGTGCAGAACGCCTGCTCGAGGTAAACCCGCTCAGTGCGCGCGTATTGTCTTTCGGCGCCGGCGCGTTGATGGAAGATGGCCAGACGGAACGCGCGCTCGAATGGGCGCGGCGCGCCGAATCGATGTACCCCGACGACATGGGTGTGGTCATCAACGGCGCCTGCCTGCGCGCAAAGCTCGGATTGAAAGACGAAGCGCTCGACCTGCTCGAGCGCATGTTCAGCAAAGGCTGGGGAAAGAAGGACTGGGTCGAGAAGGACCAGGACTACGATTCGCTGCGCGCCGAACCGCGCTTCATCGCGATGATGGCGAAGCTCAAATGA
- a CDS encoding MipA/OmpV family protein: MRIRVQKTLLAVMAAGLLSGLPVARAEDAASTPAATPSPAPSNLPPERSWRLGLALGYGERTNPLIQSDDIPVIVDVDIAWFGKRWFFDNGDIGFTAVDNRFFTANLMARVNSDRTFFSKTNTRYVTFARAGFGATMLALNPETGLPLEAPVPLKPPKRDYAIEAGVEMLFGGEWGNATLRGFHDASNTHDGYEISADYSYRWTHGRLTVAPSVGLSYKNSKLSDYYWGVHQGESSNVLFEYHPGGGVGWEAGLRTSYYLTKSVRLALSANYERLQNDIANSPLVDQEYVFGYFAGVGWQF, encoded by the coding sequence ATGAGAATTCGTGTCCAGAAAACCCTGCTGGCGGTGATGGCGGCCGGGCTGCTGTCGGGCCTGCCGGTGGCGCGCGCCGAGGATGCCGCGAGCACGCCGGCCGCGACGCCGTCGCCCGCGCCGTCGAACCTGCCGCCCGAGCGTTCGTGGCGGCTGGGCCTCGCGCTCGGATACGGCGAACGCACCAACCCGCTGATCCAGTCCGACGACATCCCGGTGATCGTCGACGTGGACATCGCCTGGTTCGGCAAGCGCTGGTTCTTCGACAACGGCGACATCGGCTTCACGGCCGTCGACAACCGCTTCTTCACCGCCAATCTCATGGCGCGCGTCAACAGCGATCGCACGTTCTTCAGCAAGACGAACACCCGCTACGTGACCTTCGCGCGCGCCGGTTTTGGCGCCACCATGTTGGCGCTGAACCCGGAAACCGGGCTGCCCCTCGAAGCGCCCGTCCCGCTCAAACCACCGAAGCGCGATTACGCGATCGAAGCCGGCGTCGAAATGTTGTTTGGCGGCGAATGGGGCAACGCGACGCTGCGCGGCTTTCACGACGCGAGCAACACGCACGACGGCTATGAAATCTCGGCCGACTACTCGTATCGCTGGACGCACGGACGGCTGACCGTCGCGCCGAGCGTGGGGCTGTCTTACAAGAATTCGAAGCTCAGCGACTACTACTGGGGCGTGCACCAGGGCGAATCCAGCAACGTGCTGTTCGAATACCACCCGGGCGGCGGCGTCGGCTGGGAAGCGGGACTTCGGACTAGCTACTACCTCACGAAGAGCGTGCGGCTCGCGCTGTCCGCCAATTACGAACGCCTGCAGAACGACATCGCGAACAGCCCGCTGGTCGACCAGGAGTATGTGTTCGGCTACTTCGCGGGGGTGGGATGGCAGTTCTGA
- a CDS encoding DUF3019 domain-containing protein, giving the protein MAVLKRGLFIACGLLAALPAFTAAAEPRVSLIVKPLLCVLDKGATSCAMTFDVRWKSIVAAEYCLNDGGQPTPLRCWPSARAGDLQQQRQVSEDFRYWLTSPAGEEPLAEVKISVLRVDSADRRRERRSRHVWDVL; this is encoded by the coding sequence ATGGCAGTTCTGAAGCGCGGACTCTTCATCGCGTGCGGTCTGCTCGCGGCGCTGCCGGCCTTCACGGCCGCGGCGGAACCGCGCGTGAGCCTGATCGTCAAGCCGCTGCTGTGCGTGCTCGACAAGGGCGCCACCAGCTGCGCGATGACCTTCGACGTGCGCTGGAAAAGCATCGTGGCGGCTGAGTACTGCCTCAACGACGGCGGCCAGCCCACCCCGCTGCGCTGCTGGCCCAGCGCGCGCGCCGGCGATCTGCAGCAACAGCGGCAGGTCAGCGAGGATTTCCGCTACTGGCTCACGTCTCCCGCTGGCGAAGAACCCCTCGCGGAGGTCAAAATCTCGGTCCTGCGCGTGGACTCGGCCGACCGGCGGCGCGAGCGGCGCTCCCGGCACGTGTGGGATGTTTTATGA
- a CDS encoding response regulator — MNGASIDILLIEDDARLAELTATYLEQNGLRIAVEGRGDRAIERFARERPRLVLLDLLLPGKDGLSICRELRKHHDVPILMLTARDTDLDHVIGLEAGADDYVMKPVDPMVLLARVRALLRRVERGPATTGERKADLMLGALRISETSREVWLSGKAVTLTTQEFELLSLLAHRAGELVSRDEVFRTMRGIDYDGLDRSIDGRVSKLRRKLGDDAAAPTRIKTVWGKGYLLVPDAWELAS; from the coding sequence ATGAACGGCGCCAGCATCGACATTTTGCTCATCGAGGACGACGCCCGTCTCGCTGAACTGACGGCCACCTACCTGGAACAGAACGGCCTGCGCATCGCGGTCGAAGGACGCGGCGACCGCGCCATCGAACGTTTCGCGCGCGAGCGCCCGCGGCTGGTGCTGCTCGATCTGCTGCTGCCCGGCAAGGATGGCCTCTCCATCTGCCGCGAGCTGCGCAAACATCACGACGTGCCGATCCTCATGCTGACCGCGCGCGACACGGACCTCGACCACGTCATCGGCCTCGAAGCAGGCGCCGACGATTACGTCATGAAACCGGTGGACCCGATGGTGCTGCTGGCGCGCGTGCGCGCGCTGCTGCGGCGCGTGGAGCGCGGCCCGGCAACCACTGGCGAACGCAAAGCCGATCTGATGTTAGGCGCGCTGCGTATCAGCGAGACTTCGCGCGAGGTCTGGTTGTCCGGCAAAGCCGTCACGCTCACCACGCAGGAATTCGAATTGCTGAGCCTGCTCGCACATCGCGCCGGTGAGCTCGTGAGCCGCGATGAAGTGTTCCGCACCATGCGCGGCATCGACTACGACGGGCTCGACCGTTCCATCGACGGCCGCGTCTCCAAACTGCGCCGCAAGCTCGGTGACGACGCCGCGGCGCCCACGCGCATCAAGACCGTGTGGGGCAAGGGATACTTGCTAGTGCCTGACGCCTGGGAGCTCGCGTCCTGA